In Lacinutrix sp. Bg11-31, the DNA window TCTTCTACAAATGTATTAGCCATTTTATGCTTGATTTTGTGTATTGAATAGCAAATATAAAAATAGCTATATAATTAACTTACAATATTGAATATTTATTACCTTCGAATTATGATTTTAGTTACAGGAGGAACCGGATTTGTAGGTGCGCATTTGCTTTTTAAATTATTAGAGGAAAAGCAAGCCGTTCGTGCTATTTATAGAAATGAAAAAAAATTTGATACCGTAAAACGTATTTTCTCCTATTATACCAATGATGCTGAAACACTTTTTAATACTATAGATTGGGTTGAAGCAGATTTAAATGATATTCCAGCTTTAACTGAAGCTTTTAAAGACATTACACACGTTTACCATTGTGCTGCATTCGTATCTTTCGAGCCCGATAAATTCGATTTGTTATTGAAAACAAATGTAGAAGGCACTGCAAACATTGTTAACCTCTCTATTGCTTTTAATGTTATTAAATTGTGTTACATAAGTTCTATTGCTGCCATTGGCGAACCAAAACCTGGCGTTGCAACTACAGAAGATACAGAATGGAATCCTGAAGCGGATAATAGTGTATATGCTATTACTAAATATGGTGCAGAACTAGAAGTTTGGCGAAGTACTCAAGAAGGTTTAGATGCTGTAATTGTTAATCCTGGTGTTATTATTGGTCCTGGTATTTGGAATTATGGAAGTGGCTCTATTATTAAAACTGTAGCTAATGGTTTAAAGTATTACACTAAGGGCAGTGTAGGTTGTGTAGCTGTAAGCGATGTTGTAAACACACTATTCTTACTCATGCAAAGCGATGTTAAAAATGAGCGTTTTATTATAGTATCCAATAATTGGAGTTATAAAAAACTATTGACAATTTGTGCAGACGCTTTAGCTGTAAAACCACCTAAAAAAGAGGCCGAAAGTTGGTTATTGCAAATAGGCTGGAGACTGGATTGGTTAAAACATAAAGTTACAGGAAAAAGAAGAGTTTTAACAAGACAACTTGCAGACTCTTTAGTATCGGAATCTCTATTTAATGGTGATAAAATTAAAGCGCATGTAGATTTTGAATACTCTAATTTAGAAACAGAAATAAAAGAAGTTTGTAAACTTTATTTAAAAGAAAACTAATTCTTAGTTAAAGCAATTGGATTAATTACTTTTTTTTAGATTTAGGATTAGTATTTATACCCTTGTCTATATTTACATTAGCTTTTTTAATAGAATCTTTAATCTTTTTTTCTTCTTTCTCTTTTGTATCGATAGCCTTGTATTTATCTCTAATAACAGTTAAACTATCTTTTACTCGTTTGTAAATTACATCGTACTTTTTAATATCGAAAGCATAATAGGCGTTACTTTCTGCAAAAGTTAAACTGTCTATACTATTTTTTTTGTAGATGTATTCGTCTGGAACAATACCATTTTTCTCTAGCCTACTTTTATTAACACCTTTAGCCGATGACATAATAGCCATATCAACCAATACATTAACCATATTGTCTTCAGAAATAAGATTATTTGGTTTATTTGGTTTTACAACATTATAACAAGAGCTTAATGTTAAAAACAATAATAAAAATGAAAGGTGTTTTAGCTTCATGAAAATATTATCTATCGAATGTTAATTGTTTAGCGTATTTAGTATCGTAAAACTTGAAGTTTTTATAAGCCAATCCACCATTTACAAACGTGTGAGAAATACGAGATTTAAAAGTTGTGCCTTCAAAAGGAGACCAACCGCATTTGTATAAAATATTATCTTTTGTAACTGTCCATGGATTGTTTAAATCTACAATAACCAAATCTGCATAGTAACCTTCTTTAACGTACCCACGTTTTTCTACGTTAAATAAAATAGCAGGATTATGTGCTGTTTTTTCCACAATTTTCTCAATAGAAATTTGTCCACGATGATGCATTTCTAACAAAGCAGGTAAAGCATGTTGTACTAATGGTCCTCCAGAAGGCGCTTTAGTATACACATTGTTTTTTTCTTCAAGAGTGTGTGGTGCGTGATCTGTTGCAATTACATCTATCCTATCGTCTAGCAATGCTTTTAGTAATTGCTCTCTATCTTTTTCGGTTTTAACTGCAGGATTCCATTTAATTAATGTTCCTTTTTCGTCGTAATCTTTATCGCTAAACCAAAGATGATGAATACAAACTTCGGCAGTGATTTTTTTATCTTTTAACGGAATTTTGTTACTAAACAATTCTGTTTCTTTTCCTGTCGACACATGAAACACATGTAATCTTGCTCCAGTTTTCTTTGCTAATTCAATAGCTTTTGAAGACGATAAATAACAAGCTTCTTCACTTCTAATTATTGGATGAAAGTTAACAGGGATATCATCACCATAACGTTCTTTATACACTTCTGTATTTGCTCTAATTGTTGCTTCATCTTCACAATGAACAGAAATTAACAAATCTGTACTTTTAAATATTTTTTCTAAAACCTCAGGATTATCAACCAACATGTTTCCTGTAGAAGAACCTAAAAATAATTTTAATCCAGCAACTTGTTTTGGATCGACTTTTAAAATCTCTTCAAGGTTATCGTTAGTTCCACCAAACATAAAAGAGTAATTAGCAAAAGAGGTTTCTTTTGCTATCGCAAACTTATCGTTAAGCTTTTCTATGGTTGTAGTCTGTGGATTGGTGTTTGGCATTTCGATAAACGATGTAATACCACCAGCAATTGCTGCACGAGACTCCGTTTCTATATTTGCTTTATGCGTTAAACCTGGTTCTCTAAAATGCACTTGATCGTCTATCATTCCAGGAATAACGTACTTCCCTTCGGCATCAAATACATTTACATTTGAAGATTTTGCACTTATAGATGTATCAATTTTAGTAATAAATTCACCTTCAATTAATATGTCTCCATTAAAAATAGTGCCTTCATTTACAATCTTGGCATTTTTAATAAGTGTTATTTTATCGCTCATTATTTTATTTATTGAATAAACTTTTAAATTTCATTGAGATTACTCCAAAAACAGCTTCAGAAATAATACCAGTACTTAATTTAGATTCTCCTTTTGTTCTATCTGTAAAAATCACTGGTACTTCTACAATTTTAAAATGCTTTAAGTAGGCTTTAAACTTCATTTCAATTTGAAATGCGTAACCTATAAACTTAATATTATCAAAATTAATACTTTCTAATACACTCCTATGATAACAAATAAAACCTGCTGTACTATCTTTTATGCGCATTCCAGTAATAATTTTCACATAAATAGAGGCTCCATAAGATAATATAATTCGGCTTAAAGGCCAATTAACAACATTAATACCTTTCACATAACGTGAGCCAATGCTTAAAGCAGCTCCTTTTTTGTGGCATGCATTGTAAAGCCTTATTAGATCTTTGGGATTGTGAGAGAAATCAGCGTCCATTTCAAAAACATACTCATACTTTCTTTCTAGGCACCATTTAAAACCATGAATATATGCAGTACCTAAGCCCGATTTTTCCTTTCTAACTTCTAAAAATAAAGACTCAGGATATCTTTGCTGAAGCTCCCTAACTTTGTCTGCTGTACCATCTGGAGAATTATCGTCTACCACCAGAATATGAAACGTTTTTTCTTGACTAAAAACAGCATCGACAATTGCCTCAATGTTTTCAATTTCATTATAAGTTGGTATAATTACAACAGCGTCTTGCATTAATAGCTTTTAATTTATGGCAAATGTACATATTTGGCAATTAGTTTTTTATAAAAATTTCTTAATAAATGATGCGTCTTCTTAAGAATTTTATAATAATTTTACAGCATGCTAAGAGAAGTACTTTCAACCGAGCTTTATACCATTTCACTAATAATTTGTCTTGTTCTTGTTGCAATCGCTAAACTTTTGTTTCCAAAGCGCTTTCAAGATTTCCTAATGTTGTTAATAAACTTTAGATATTTAAAAGTGTATTCGCGAGAACAAAAATTTATTGATGTGTTCGAAGGCTTACTATTTACAAACCTTATTATAGGATTGTCTGTTTTTATTTTATTATGCTTTAATCTAAGCATAAGCATACCTGAAGCCGAATACTTAACACCTCCTAAACTAGCCTTTGGTATTGGTATGCTAATACTTATTAAAATATTATTAGAGCGTTTAGTGAGTAGTATTCTTAATATGGACTCTATAATCGATAACTACATTTTTCAAAAAGTAAGTTATAAAAATTTCTTAGGTCTACTATTAATCCCTATAAATGCTATTTTAATATATTCTTGGTATCCTACACGAATTAGCACTTCTGTCTTTATAATACTTTTAATATTAATTAATGTTTATGGTATTCTAATATTTATAAAAGATAATCTTAAAACTATAAAAAAGAATTGGCTATATTTTATTTTGTATCTTTGCGCACTTGAAATTTCACCTTATCTAGTTTTGTATAAGATATATACACTATAATAAGGTCTTAAAAAAGCTATTAGAATATGAAAGTGAAAACCATTTTAGTATCCCAACCAGAACCTAAAATTGAAAATTCGCCATATTTCGATTTGTCTGAAAGACAGAAAGTTAAAATAGATTTTCGTCCTTTTATTCATGTTGAAGGCGTTCCTTCTAAAGAAATTAGACAACAAAAAATTGATCTTAGTAAGTTTACCGCAATAATATTAACAAGTAGAAATGCAGTCGATCACTTTTTTAGAGTAGCCGAAGAAATGCGTTTTAAAGTACCAGACAGTATGAAGTATTTCTGCCAGTCTGAAGCTGTAGCTTACTACCTTCAAAAATATGTAGTGTATCGAAAACGTAAAATTTATGTTGGTAAACGTACATTTACAGAGCTTTCTCCTTTAATTAAAAAGTATAAAGACGAAAATTTTCTACTTCCTGCTGCAGATAAGCTTAAAGCAGAAGTTCCTGAAGTTTTAAATGCTTTAGGTGTAAAATGGAAAGAAGCTGTTTTTTACAAAACTGTAATTAGCGATTTGTCTGATTTAGAAAATGTAACTTATGATATATTAGTATTCTTTAGCCCAAGTGGTATAGATTCTTTATTTCATAATTTCCCAGATTTCGAACAAAAAGATACTAGAATTGCGGTGTTTGGAAACACTACTATAAAAGCAGTAGAAGCAAAAGGGTTAAGAGTAGATATTGCTGCTCCAACTCCAGAGACTCCTTCTATGACAATGGCTTTAAAGAAGTACATTACAATTGTAAATAAAAAATAAAGTCTTTTACCTTAATAAATATACATCATAAAAAAGGCTTCTCGATTGAGAAGCCTTTTTTATGATGTATATTTTGGTTAAATTCTAAAGTGTTTCTGATTTAACATTTGGAGCACCAGCTAAAATAGCATCATTAGCATTGTCTTCAAACTGTTTAAAATTCTCTTTAAACGAACGTGCTAATTTATCTGCAGTTGCATAATAACCTTCATCATTATTCCATGTTTGTCTTGGACTTAAAACAGATGTTGGTACATTAGGACAAGTTCTTGGTTGTTCTACTTTAAAAATAGAATGTGTATGGTAATTTCCTTTGTTTGCTTCTTCTAAAGAACCATCCATAGCAGCAGTAATCATTGCACGTGTATACTTTAATTTCATTCTACTACCAATACCGTAAGGTCCACCAGTCCAACCAGTGTTTACTAACCAAACAGTTACACCAGCTTCCTGCATTTTACGACTTAACATCTCTGCGTACTTTGTAGGATGTAATGGCATAAATGGCGCACCAAAACATGCCGAAAAGCTTGGTACAGGCTCTGTAATACCAGCTTCTGTTCCTGCTACTTTAGCAGTGTAACCAGAAATAAAATGGTAAGCAGCTTGACCTGGTGTTAATTTTGAAATTGGAGGCAATACACCAAAAGCATCTGCTGTTAAAAAGAAGATATTTTTAGGGTTTTCACCTGTTGATGGTACTCTAATATTTTCAATATGATGAATTGGATAACTTACTCTTGTATTTTGAGTAATTGAAGTATCTTCAAAATCTACTTCACCTTTAGCATTCATTTTAACATTTTCAAGAATAGCTCCTTCTTTTATTGCTCCAAAAATTTCTGGTTCTTGTTCTTGAGATAGGTTTATTACTTTAGCGTAACAACCACCTTCAAAGTTAAAAACTGTGTTTTCGGCAGTCCAACCGTGTTCATCGTCACCAATTAAACTTCTGTCAGGATCTGTAGACAAAGTTGTTTTTCCAGTTCCAGATAAACCAAAGAAAATAGATGTATCTCCTTCTTTACCAACATTTGCACTACAGTGCATTGGTAACGTATTTTTAAATACAGGAAGAATAAAATTTAAAGCCGAAAAAATACCTTTTTTAATTTCACCAGTATAACCCGTTCCACCAATAAGCGCAATTTTCTTTTCGAAATTTAAAATTGCAAAGTTATGTTGGCGTGTTCCATCCTCTTCAGGATTAGCCATAAAACCAGGAGCGTTTACTACTGTCCATTCTGGAGAGAAGTTTTTTAACTCTGCTTCAGTTGGACGTAAAAACATATTATAAGCAAACATGTTACTCCAAGGATACTCATTAATTACACGAATATTCAATTTGTAATTTTCATCTGCACAGGCATAACTATCTCTTACAAACACTTCTTTTTCAGAAAGATAATCTGCAACCTTATTATAAAGGGCATCAAACTTATCTGAATCAAAAGGAATATTTATATTTCCCCACCAAACGCGATCTTTTGTAATATCGTCTTTTACAATAAAACGATCCATTGGAGAACGCCCTGTAAACTCACCTGTATTAACAGCTAAAGCTCCAGAAGATGATTGCACACCTTGTCCTTTCTCAATTGTTGTTTCTTGTAATTCTTTAGGAGATAATTGGTATCGAACATTAGCGTTCTTAATACCGTATTGTTCTAACGAAATCGTTTTCGTAGATTGTGTATGGTTTACCATAATTTAGATTATTGTTATTAGACTACAAAACTACACTTTATTATAAGATATTAGTACAAATAAGCATTAATTCTTACTTGCTTTTGCAAAGTTTATTAACAATACTAGCCATGCCAAAATAAGCAACAACCCTCCTAAAGGTGTAATAAAACCAATAGATTTAAAGTCAAAACCAGTAAGGCTATTCGTTGCTAAAGCATAAATTGAGCCCGAAAAAAGAAGCACACCAAATAGTACTAAATAATAAATTATTTTTTTATTTCTTCTGTTAACAACTTCCATATTCCCAATAAAAAGAAGCAAAAATGCGTGATACATTTGGTATCTCACCCCAGTTTCGAAGGATTGTAATGACGTTGCAGAAATTTTTGGCCTTAAACCATGAGCTGCAAACGCACCTATTATTACAGCCAACAGGCCAAAAATTGAAGCTAAAATTAACATCTTTTTGTTCATATATCTTTATTATTTGAGTTTAAATAACGATAGCATTTATTACATTCGCATTTTAAACACAAAATTACTTAACAATTCTTAATATGAGAAACATTTTAGTTATTGGTTCAGGAAAATCTGCATCTTATTTAATAAAATATCTTTTAGACAAGTCTGAAACTGAAAACCTTCATATAACTGTTGGTGATTTAGACATAGCAAATGCATCAAAGCTTACAAATAATCATAAAAATGCAACTGCAATTGCTTTAGATGTATTTAACGCGAAATCTAGACTTGAAGCTGTAAAAGCAGCAGATATGGTTATCTCTATGCTACCAGCACGTTTTCATATTGAAGTTGCAAAAGACTGTATTACCTACAATAAAAACATGGTAACAGCTTCTTACGTTAGCGACGAAATGCAAGCTTTAGATGCACAAGCAAAAGAAAAAGGTTTAGTATTTATGAACGAAATTGGAGTAGATCCAGGAATCGACCACATGAGTGCCATGCAAGTAATTGACAGAATTGAAGCCGAAGGTGGAAAACTAATTTTGTTCGAATCTTTTACAGGAGGATTAGTTGCACCAGAAAGTGATAATAATTTATGGAACTACAAATTTACTTGGAACCCAAGAAATGTAGTCCTTGCAGGACAAGGTAGTGCTGCAAAATTCTTACAAGAAGGCACCTACAAATACATACCATACAACCGTTTATTTAGACGTACAGAATTTTTAGAAGTCGATGGTTTTGGCCGTTTTGAAGCCTACGCTAATAGGGATTCATTAAAATACCAAAGTATTTATGGTATCGACGATGTTAAAACATTATATCGTGGAACTATAAGAAAAGTTGGTTTTAGTCGTGCTTGGAATATATTCGCGGCACTTGGCCTAACAGACGACAGCTACACAATAGACGATAGCGAAAACATGAGTTATCGTGATTTCGTCAACTCTTTTCTACCATACAGTCCAACAGATTCTGTAGAAATTAAATTTAGACACGCACTAAAAATTGACCAAGATGATATTGTTTGGG includes these proteins:
- a CDS encoding NAD-dependent epimerase/dehydratase family protein codes for the protein MILVTGGTGFVGAHLLFKLLEEKQAVRAIYRNEKKFDTVKRIFSYYTNDAETLFNTIDWVEADLNDIPALTEAFKDITHVYHCAAFVSFEPDKFDLLLKTNVEGTANIVNLSIAFNVIKLCYISSIAAIGEPKPGVATTEDTEWNPEADNSVYAITKYGAELEVWRSTQEGLDAVIVNPGVIIGPGIWNYGSGSIIKTVANGLKYYTKGSVGCVAVSDVVNTLFLLMQSDVKNERFIIVSNNWSYKKLLTICADALAVKPPKKEAESWLLQIGWRLDWLKHKVTGKRRVLTRQLADSLVSESLFNGDKIKAHVDFEYSNLETEIKEVCKLYLKEN
- a CDS encoding DUF4296 domain-containing protein, encoding MKLKHLSFLLLFLTLSSCYNVVKPNKPNNLISEDNMVNVLVDMAIMSSAKGVNKSRLEKNGIVPDEYIYKKNSIDSLTFAESNAYYAFDIKKYDVIYKRVKDSLTVIRDKYKAIDTKEKEEKKIKDSIKKANVNIDKGINTNPKSKKK
- a CDS encoding dihydroorotase, encoding MSDKITLIKNAKIVNEGTIFNGDILIEGEFITKIDTSISAKSSNVNVFDAEGKYVIPGMIDDQVHFREPGLTHKANIETESRAAIAGGITSFIEMPNTNPQTTTIEKLNDKFAIAKETSFANYSFMFGGTNDNLEEILKVDPKQVAGLKLFLGSSTGNMLVDNPEVLEKIFKSTDLLISVHCEDEATIRANTEVYKERYGDDIPVNFHPIIRSEEACYLSSSKAIELAKKTGARLHVFHVSTGKETELFSNKIPLKDKKITAEVCIHHLWFSDKDYDEKGTLIKWNPAVKTEKDREQLLKALLDDRIDVIATDHAPHTLEEKNNVYTKAPSGGPLVQHALPALLEMHHRGQISIEKIVEKTAHNPAILFNVEKRGYVKEGYYADLVIVDLNNPWTVTKDNILYKCGWSPFEGTTFKSRISHTFVNGGLAYKNFKFYDTKYAKQLTFDR
- a CDS encoding polyprenol monophosphomannose synthase; translated protein: MQDAVVIIPTYNEIENIEAIVDAVFSQEKTFHILVVDDNSPDGTADKVRELQQRYPESLFLEVRKEKSGLGTAYIHGFKWCLERKYEYVFEMDADFSHNPKDLIRLYNACHKKGAALSIGSRYVKGINVVNWPLSRIILSYGASIYVKIITGMRIKDSTAGFICYHRSVLESINFDNIKFIGYAFQIEMKFKAYLKHFKIVEVPVIFTDRTKGESKLSTGIISEAVFGVISMKFKSLFNK
- a CDS encoding DUF4271 domain-containing protein; its protein translation is MLREVLSTELYTISLIICLVLVAIAKLLFPKRFQDFLMLLINFRYLKVYSREQKFIDVFEGLLFTNLIIGLSVFILLCFNLSISIPEAEYLTPPKLAFGIGMLILIKILLERLVSSILNMDSIIDNYIFQKVSYKNFLGLLLIPINAILIYSWYPTRISTSVFIILLILINVYGILIFIKDNLKTIKKNWLYFILYLCALEISPYLVLYKIYTL
- a CDS encoding uroporphyrinogen-III synthase, yielding MKVKTILVSQPEPKIENSPYFDLSERQKVKIDFRPFIHVEGVPSKEIRQQKIDLSKFTAIILTSRNAVDHFFRVAEEMRFKVPDSMKYFCQSEAVAYYLQKYVVYRKRKIYVGKRTFTELSPLIKKYKDENFLLPAADKLKAEVPEVLNALGVKWKEAVFYKTVISDLSDLENVTYDILVFFSPSGIDSLFHNFPDFEQKDTRIAVFGNTTIKAVEAKGLRVDIAAPTPETPSMTMALKKYITIVNKK
- the pckA gene encoding phosphoenolpyruvate carboxykinase (ATP), which translates into the protein MVNHTQSTKTISLEQYGIKNANVRYQLSPKELQETTIEKGQGVQSSSGALAVNTGEFTGRSPMDRFIVKDDITKDRVWWGNINIPFDSDKFDALYNKVADYLSEKEVFVRDSYACADENYKLNIRVINEYPWSNMFAYNMFLRPTEAELKNFSPEWTVVNAPGFMANPEEDGTRQHNFAILNFEKKIALIGGTGYTGEIKKGIFSALNFILPVFKNTLPMHCSANVGKEGDTSIFFGLSGTGKTTLSTDPDRSLIGDDEHGWTAENTVFNFEGGCYAKVINLSQEQEPEIFGAIKEGAILENVKMNAKGEVDFEDTSITQNTRVSYPIHHIENIRVPSTGENPKNIFFLTADAFGVLPPISKLTPGQAAYHFISGYTAKVAGTEAGITEPVPSFSACFGAPFMPLHPTKYAEMLSRKMQEAGVTVWLVNTGWTGGPYGIGSRMKLKYTRAMITAAMDGSLEEANKGNYHTHSIFKVEQPRTCPNVPTSVLSPRQTWNNDEGYYATADKLARSFKENFKQFEDNANDAILAGAPNVKSETL
- a CDS encoding DUF423 domain-containing protein, with the translated sequence MNKKMLILASIFGLLAVIIGAFAAHGLRPKISATSLQSFETGVRYQMYHAFLLLFIGNMEVVNRRNKKIIYYLVLFGVLLFSGSIYALATNSLTGFDFKSIGFITPLGGLLLILAWLVLLINFAKASKN
- a CDS encoding saccharopine dehydrogenase family protein, whose translation is MRNILVIGSGKSASYLIKYLLDKSETENLHITVGDLDIANASKLTNNHKNATAIALDVFNAKSRLEAVKAADMVISMLPARFHIEVAKDCITYNKNMVTASYVSDEMQALDAQAKEKGLVFMNEIGVDPGIDHMSAMQVIDRIEAEGGKLILFESFTGGLVAPESDNNLWNYKFTWNPRNVVLAGQGSAAKFLQEGTYKYIPYNRLFRRTEFLEVDGFGRFEAYANRDSLKYQSIYGIDDVKTLYRGTIRKVGFSRAWNIFAALGLTDDSYTIDDSENMSYRDFVNSFLPYSPTDSVEIKFRHALKIDQDDIVWDKLEELDIFSPTKMVTLKKATPAQILQKILMDSWTLDPTDKDMIVMYHKFGYELNGKKHQIDSTMVTLGEDQTYTAMAKTVGLPVAMAAMAILNKKITTPGVLRPINKEVYEPILEELEDYGIIFKEKKVPYLGYNPLHV